Within Trichoderma atroviride chromosome 2, complete sequence, the genomic segment TGCCGTTCTTGCAGCCCTCGACGACAGCGTCAAGGGTGGCCTTGGTGCCGCCAGCGAACTTCTCAAACTCAAAGACACCAGCAGGGCCGTTCCACAGGATGgtcttggcctcgtcaaTGGCCTCCTTGTACAGCTTGATGGACTCGTCACCACAGTCGAggcccatccatccatcggGGATGCCGTCCTTGTCAGTGGCGAGGCCAGTGTTGGCGTCCTTGTCGAACTTGtcggcggtgatgaagtCGGTAGGCAGGACAATCTTGAcgttcttggccttggccttctcgACCAGCTTGGGAACGGTCTCGGCACCGGCCTTGTCGAAGAGAGAGTCACCAATGGCGAGGTTGTCCAGGACCTTCTTGAAGGTGAAAGCCATGCCACCGCAGATGATGAGGGTGTTGACCTTGTCAAGCAGGTTGTCAATGAGCTGGATCTTGTCAGAGACCTTGGCGCCACCGAGGATGGCAAGGAAGGGTCGCTGAGGGGACTCGAGAGCCTTGGCGAAGTAGTCGAGCTCCTTCTTCATGAGGAAACCGGCGGCCTTCTGGGGCAGGTCAACGCCAACCATGGAAGAGTGGGCACGGTGGGCAGTGCCGAAAGCATCGTCTAGTTGGCGACACAAATTAGCCACAtgtaaaaacaaaacagcTTTCCAGACGAGAGAGAGTATTGCACTTACTGACGTAAACGTCGCCCAGAGCAGTCAGGCCCTTGCGGAACTCCTcaaccttggccttgtcggccttggtcttgttgccctccttgtccttggagctgccctcctcctcaatgTGGAATCGGAGGTTCTCCAGCAGGATAACAGCGCCGTTGTCGGCCTTGTTGACAATGGCCTCGACCTCGGGGCCGACACAGTCGGGAGCAAAGGTGACGGGCTTGCCAAggagctcctccagcttggGAACAACAGGCTTGAGGGAGTACTTGGCGTTGACAGCGCCATTGGGACGTCCGAGGTGGGACATCAGGATGACAGCCttggcgccattgtcgagaGCGTGCTTGATGGTGGGGATGGCACCGGCAATTCGCTGGGGGTTGGTGATGTTCTTGTTCTCATCGAGGGGCACGTTGAAGTCGACCTGGACAAACACAGCACATCAGTCAGCCAAATACGAGCAAACAAAGCTTCTGACATCTGCTATCAAATATCCCCATATTGCCCAAAGCCAGCGAGAGATTAGCCTTCTCGACGGCGCTCCTCTAGCAGAGCTTTGACGTCGATGCTAAAGCTCCCAACTTGGTCCCCTCCATTTTTCATCACTGCAGTGGCGGGGCAATCCGGACTCACCCGAATCAGGACCCTCTTGCCCTTGACGTCGACGTCAGTGATGGACAGCTTGTTGGAGAGAGACATTTTGGCTGGATACTGGCGTGTGAAGCGAAACAAGACTCGCGCTGCAAAAGAAGACGttgtggaggaagaggcgagCTCTGTGTTTTAAGGAAAAAGCACGCAGAAGTTTGAGCTGCGACGGCCAGGAAGGATGGAGGGGTTCAGCGAGGTGGGGTccgtgctggtgctggtgctggtgctggtgctggtgctggtgctggtgctgggaaGCACGGACGGGCAATCAATTCAATAGATTACAGCTAATCGATTGATTAATACAGGGAGCTGTGGTGGGGGCACCCTCTGTATCTCAGCGGCCAGTCAATTGGACCAAGAGCCATTAAGCTGCTGCATCCGGACCACGCCAGAGTGACGTGAGGCCCATTCGACGGCATAAATCACGCTTAATACGTTCTTTGCCATTATCACCTGTGTCTGGAATGATAGACGGTGACATATCACATAGATTCGGACTTTAATCAGGTCATATCACCACTTCAATGATCTGAACCGTTATCTCAGACTGATTATAGAGTTGGTaaatgctgcttctttgcctctggttaattaatttatttttttcatttGAATCTGTTATGATTTTGTACCGTTATACAAAACGATGAGCGATAAAATCCAGAGTCACGTTGCCTCCTTAATTCAAACGCCATAGCAGCTTGTACACATCCAATGAACGAGTGATGTAGCCAAAACTCCAAACGCCTCTACTTTGTTTGCAAACTCCCGTCACAAAAAGCAGGATGTTCCATCTTAAGAATGACGTGTATCATACTCTCTCAATGGCAGCTCTGCTGTGCTTGCCACTTTTATCGAATCTTGTTTAATGGGCTGGGATGAGGCTAT encodes:
- a CDS encoding uncharacterized protein (BUSCO:EOG092D2HF9) — its product is MSLSNKLSITDVDVKGKRVLIRVDFNVPLDENKNITNPQRIAGAIPTIKHALDNGAKAVILMSHLGRPNGAVNAKYSLKPVVPKLEELLGKPVTFAPDCVGPEVEAIVNKADNGAVILLENLRFHIEEEGSSKDKEGNKTKADKAKVEEFRKGLTALGDVYVNDAFGTAHRAHSSMVGVDLPQKAAGFLMKKELDYFAKALESPQRPFLAILGGAKVSDKIQLIDNLLDKVNTLIICGGMAFTFKKVLDNLAIGDSLFDKAGAETVPKLVEKAKAKNVKIVLPTDFITADKFDKDANTGLATDKDGIPDGWMGLDCGDESIKLYKEAIDEAKTILWNGPAGVFEFEKFAGGTKATLDAVVEGCKNGKIVIIGGGDTATVAAKYGVEDKLSHVSTGGGASLELLEGKELPGVTALSSK
- a CDS encoding uncharacterized protein (BUSCO:EOG092D2HF9), giving the protein MSHLGRPNGAVNAKYSLKPVVPKLEELLGKPVTFAPDCVGPEVEAIVNKADNGAVILLENLRFHIEEEGSSKDKEGNKTKADKAKVEEFRKGLTALGDVYVNDAFGTAHRAHSSMVGVDLPQKAAGFLMKKELDYFAKALESPQRPFLAILGGAKVSDKIQLIDNLLDKVNTLIICGGMAFTFKKVLDNLAIGDSLFDKAGAETVPKLVEKAKAKNVKIVLPTDFITADKFDKDANTGLATDKDGIPDGWMGLDCGDESIKLYKEAIDEAKTILWNGPAGVFEFEKFAGGTKATLDAVVEGCKNGKIVIIGGGDTATVAAKYGVEDKLSHVSTGGGASLELLEGKELPGVTALSSK